A region of Cucumis melo cultivar AY chromosome 2, USDA_Cmelo_AY_1.0, whole genome shotgun sequence DNA encodes the following proteins:
- the LOC103494200 gene encoding serine/threonine-protein kinase TOUSLED isoform X1: MSDDMLLHFSSNSSNQSDQSLPTKMAKLEARMVGKTSSIPPPAQSQSTRTSISSAVKFVATESLMEPSTSSDSDDGTGDGFLIQANTQKRQKLQDANDSTLPERAEAFQAVEEGRQNVVETVETKKNVDVNRKKQARGRGQSLSNRGRGSRVNDQMKSQISLSTIPPTNGQHDSLYLKDGMCKEQLRVDNRSPMEEELVSLRAKVASLEEDLRKSRQESSEYQNLYRELEKELKEIKEYEQQMKPKRTKVLSDLLISVSKAERQEARMKVRQDSLRLGNVGVIRAGTVISETWEDGQALKDLNAHLKQLLETKEAIERQRKSLKKRQPDKGDGSDAEPGAQEEDSFIQDEIYKSRLASIKREEETILRERDRYEIDKGRLIREMKRIRDEDGSRFNNFQILNFRYALLNLLGKGGFSEVYKQAYDLVEHRYVACKLHGLNAQWSEEKKQSYIRHAIREYNIHKTLVHTHIVRLWDIFEIDQNTFCTVLEYCSGKDLDAVLKSTPILPEKEARIIIVQIFHGLVYLNKRTQKIIHYDLKPGNVLFDELGVAKVTDFGLSKIVEDDVGSQGMELTSQGAGTYWYLPPECFELSKTPLISSKVDVWSAGVLLYQMLFGRRPFGHDQTQERILREDTIIKARKVDFPTRPAVSNEAKDFIRRCLTYNQADRPDVLTIAQDSYLTYLKK; the protein is encoded by the exons ATGTCGGATGATATGCTGCTCCATTTCTCCTCCAATTCATCCAACCAATCGGACCAGTCTTTGCCGACCAAAATGGCTAAGCTCGAAGCTCGTATGGTGGGTAAGACCTCGTCCATCCCGCCGCCTGCTCAGTCGCAGTCAACCAGGACTTCTATCTCATCTGCTGTGAAATTTGTTGCCACTGAAAGTTTGATGGAGCCATCTACTTCTAGTGATTCTGACGATGGT ACCGGAGATGGATTCCTCATCCAAGCTAACACTCAGAAGCGCCAGAAACTTCAAGATGCCAATGACTCGACGCTTCCTGAACGTGCTGAG GCATTTCAGGCAGTGGAAGAAGGAAGGCAAAATGTAGTGGAAACCGTAGAAACCAAAAAGAATGTGGATGTAAATAGGAAAAAACAAGCTAGAGGAAGGGGACAATCCCTCTCAAATCGAGGTCGTGGGTCAAGAGTAAATGATCAGATGAAATCACAAATTTCTCTCTCAACAATTCCACCCACAAATGGTCAACATGACAGTTTATACCTTAAG GATGGAATGTGTAAGGAGCAGCTTCGGGTAGATAATCGCTCTCCAATGGAG GAAGAGTTGGTTTCTTTACGGGCAAAAGTTGCTTCGTTGGAGGAGGATTTACGTAAATCACGTCAGGAGTCTTCTGAATATCAAAATCTTTACCGTGAATTAGAAAAG GAATTGAAGGAGATCAAGGAGTACGAACAGCAAATGAAGCCTAAG AGAACAAAAGTACTATCGGATTTGCTGATATCCGTTTCAAAAGCAGAAAGGCAGGAAGCGAGGATGAAAGTCCGACAAGACTCCTTGAGACTCGGCAATGTGGGTGTCATCAG AGCTGGGACAGTCATATCTGAAACGTGGGAGGATGGACAAGCACTGAAAGATCTAAATGCTCATCTT AAACAATTACTAGAAACCAAGGAGGCCATTGAACGGCAGCGCAAGTCCTTGAAGAAAAGACAGCCAG ACAAAGGCGATGGGAGTGATGCAGAACCAGGAGCCCAGGAAGAGGACAGTTTTATTCAGGATGAGATCTATAAATCCCGTCTGGCAAGCATTAAGCGA GAAGAGGAAACGATTCTACGTGAAAGGGACCGGTATGAAATTGATAAAGGAAGGCTTATACGTGAAATGAAGCGGATACGAGATGAGGATGGCTCTCGTTTCAACAATTTTCAGATTTTAAATTTCAGATATGCCCTTTTAAACCTTCTTGGGAAAGGAGGATTCAGTGAGGTTTACAAG CAGGCTTACGACTTGGTAGAGCATAGATACGTGGCATGTAAGCTGCATGGGTTGAATGCTCAGTGGAGTGAAGAGAAGAAGCAAAGTTATATAAGGCATGCTATTAGGGAGTACAATATCCACAAAACATTGGTGCATACTCACATTGTTCGGCTCTGGGACATTTTTGAGATTGATCAAAATACATTCTGTACAGTCTTAGAATATTGTAGCG GGAAGGATCTTGATGCGGTTCTCAAGTCAACACCAATATTACCTGAAAAAGAAGCCAGGATTATCATAGTTCAGATATTTCATGGCCTTGTTTACTTGAACAAAAGGACACAAAAAATTATCCATTATGACCTGAAACCTGGTAACGTTTTATTTGACGAACTAGGTGTTGCAAAAGTGACAGATTTTGGTCTCAGTAAAATAGTTGAGGATGATGTTGGATCACAGGGTATGGAACTTACTTCGCAGGGCGCTGGAACATATTG GTATTTACCTCCGGAATGCTTTGAGCTCAGCAAGACTCCTTTAATATCATCCAAG GTTGATGTCTGGTCAGCTGGTGTACTACTATATCAAATGCTCTTTGGCAGACGTCCATTTGGACATGATCAAACGCAAGAAAGAATACTTCGTGAAGACACGATTATAAAAGCTCGTAAAGTTGATTTCCCTACTCGACCAGCTGTCTCAAACGAGGCGAAG GATTTTATACGCCGTTGTTTGACGTATAACCAAGCTGATAGACCCGATGTTTTGACAATTGCTCAAGATTCATACCTAACCTACTTGAAGAAGTGA
- the LOC103494200 gene encoding serine/threonine-protein kinase TOUSLED isoform X2, translated as MSDDMLLHFSSNSSNQSDQSLPTKMAKLEARMVGKTSSIPPPAQSQSTRTSISSAVKFVATESLMEPSTSSDSDDGTGDGFLIQANTQKRQKLQDANDSTLPERAEAFQAVEEGRQNVVETVETKKNVDVNRKKQARGRGQSLSNRGRGSRVNDQMKSQISLSTIPPTNGQHDSLYLKDGMCKEQLRVDNRSPMEEELVSLRAKVASLEEDLRKSRQESSEYQNLYRELEKELKEIKEYEQQMKPKRTKVLSDLLISVSKAERQEARMKVRQDSLRLGNVGVIRAGTVISETWEDGQALKDLNAHLKQLLETKEAIERQRKSLKKRQPDKGDGSDAEPGAQEEDSFIQDEIYKSRLASIKREEETILRERDRYEIDKGRLIREMKRIRDEDGSRFNNFQILNFRYALLNLLGKGGFSEVYKAYDLVEHRYVACKLHGLNAQWSEEKKQSYIRHAIREYNIHKTLVHTHIVRLWDIFEIDQNTFCTVLEYCSGKDLDAVLKSTPILPEKEARIIIVQIFHGLVYLNKRTQKIIHYDLKPGNVLFDELGVAKVTDFGLSKIVEDDVGSQGMELTSQGAGTYWYLPPECFELSKTPLISSKVDVWSAGVLLYQMLFGRRPFGHDQTQERILREDTIIKARKVDFPTRPAVSNEAKDFIRRCLTYNQADRPDVLTIAQDSYLTYLKK; from the exons ATGTCGGATGATATGCTGCTCCATTTCTCCTCCAATTCATCCAACCAATCGGACCAGTCTTTGCCGACCAAAATGGCTAAGCTCGAAGCTCGTATGGTGGGTAAGACCTCGTCCATCCCGCCGCCTGCTCAGTCGCAGTCAACCAGGACTTCTATCTCATCTGCTGTGAAATTTGTTGCCACTGAAAGTTTGATGGAGCCATCTACTTCTAGTGATTCTGACGATGGT ACCGGAGATGGATTCCTCATCCAAGCTAACACTCAGAAGCGCCAGAAACTTCAAGATGCCAATGACTCGACGCTTCCTGAACGTGCTGAG GCATTTCAGGCAGTGGAAGAAGGAAGGCAAAATGTAGTGGAAACCGTAGAAACCAAAAAGAATGTGGATGTAAATAGGAAAAAACAAGCTAGAGGAAGGGGACAATCCCTCTCAAATCGAGGTCGTGGGTCAAGAGTAAATGATCAGATGAAATCACAAATTTCTCTCTCAACAATTCCACCCACAAATGGTCAACATGACAGTTTATACCTTAAG GATGGAATGTGTAAGGAGCAGCTTCGGGTAGATAATCGCTCTCCAATGGAG GAAGAGTTGGTTTCTTTACGGGCAAAAGTTGCTTCGTTGGAGGAGGATTTACGTAAATCACGTCAGGAGTCTTCTGAATATCAAAATCTTTACCGTGAATTAGAAAAG GAATTGAAGGAGATCAAGGAGTACGAACAGCAAATGAAGCCTAAG AGAACAAAAGTACTATCGGATTTGCTGATATCCGTTTCAAAAGCAGAAAGGCAGGAAGCGAGGATGAAAGTCCGACAAGACTCCTTGAGACTCGGCAATGTGGGTGTCATCAG AGCTGGGACAGTCATATCTGAAACGTGGGAGGATGGACAAGCACTGAAAGATCTAAATGCTCATCTT AAACAATTACTAGAAACCAAGGAGGCCATTGAACGGCAGCGCAAGTCCTTGAAGAAAAGACAGCCAG ACAAAGGCGATGGGAGTGATGCAGAACCAGGAGCCCAGGAAGAGGACAGTTTTATTCAGGATGAGATCTATAAATCCCGTCTGGCAAGCATTAAGCGA GAAGAGGAAACGATTCTACGTGAAAGGGACCGGTATGAAATTGATAAAGGAAGGCTTATACGTGAAATGAAGCGGATACGAGATGAGGATGGCTCTCGTTTCAACAATTTTCAGATTTTAAATTTCAGATATGCCCTTTTAAACCTTCTTGGGAAAGGAGGATTCAGTGAGGTTTACAAG GCTTACGACTTGGTAGAGCATAGATACGTGGCATGTAAGCTGCATGGGTTGAATGCTCAGTGGAGTGAAGAGAAGAAGCAAAGTTATATAAGGCATGCTATTAGGGAGTACAATATCCACAAAACATTGGTGCATACTCACATTGTTCGGCTCTGGGACATTTTTGAGATTGATCAAAATACATTCTGTACAGTCTTAGAATATTGTAGCG GGAAGGATCTTGATGCGGTTCTCAAGTCAACACCAATATTACCTGAAAAAGAAGCCAGGATTATCATAGTTCAGATATTTCATGGCCTTGTTTACTTGAACAAAAGGACACAAAAAATTATCCATTATGACCTGAAACCTGGTAACGTTTTATTTGACGAACTAGGTGTTGCAAAAGTGACAGATTTTGGTCTCAGTAAAATAGTTGAGGATGATGTTGGATCACAGGGTATGGAACTTACTTCGCAGGGCGCTGGAACATATTG GTATTTACCTCCGGAATGCTTTGAGCTCAGCAAGACTCCTTTAATATCATCCAAG GTTGATGTCTGGTCAGCTGGTGTACTACTATATCAAATGCTCTTTGGCAGACGTCCATTTGGACATGATCAAACGCAAGAAAGAATACTTCGTGAAGACACGATTATAAAAGCTCGTAAAGTTGATTTCCCTACTCGACCAGCTGTCTCAAACGAGGCGAAG GATTTTATACGCCGTTGTTTGACGTATAACCAAGCTGATAGACCCGATGTTTTGACAATTGCTCAAGATTCATACCTAACCTACTTGAAGAAGTGA
- the LOC103494200 gene encoding serine/threonine-protein kinase TOUSLED isoform X3 gives MSDDMLLHFSSNSSNQSDQSLPTKMAKLEARMVGKTSSIPPPAQSQSTRTSISSAVKFVATESLMEPSTSSDSDDGTGDGFLIQANTQKRQKLQDANDSTLPERAEAVEEGRQNVVETVETKKNVDVNRKKQARGRGQSLSNRGRGSRVNDQMKSQISLSTIPPTNGQHDSLYLKDGMCKEQLRVDNRSPMEEELVSLRAKVASLEEDLRKSRQESSEYQNLYRELEKELKEIKEYEQQMKPKRTKVLSDLLISVSKAERQEARMKVRQDSLRLGNVGVIRAGTVISETWEDGQALKDLNAHLKQLLETKEAIERQRKSLKKRQPDKGDGSDAEPGAQEEDSFIQDEIYKSRLASIKREEETILRERDRYEIDKGRLIREMKRIRDEDGSRFNNFQILNFRYALLNLLGKGGFSEVYKQAYDLVEHRYVACKLHGLNAQWSEEKKQSYIRHAIREYNIHKTLVHTHIVRLWDIFEIDQNTFCTVLEYCSGKDLDAVLKSTPILPEKEARIIIVQIFHGLVYLNKRTQKIIHYDLKPGNVLFDELGVAKVTDFGLSKIVEDDVGSQGMELTSQGAGTYWYLPPECFELSKTPLISSKVDVWSAGVLLYQMLFGRRPFGHDQTQERILREDTIIKARKVDFPTRPAVSNEAKDFIRRCLTYNQADRPDVLTIAQDSYLTYLKK, from the exons ATGTCGGATGATATGCTGCTCCATTTCTCCTCCAATTCATCCAACCAATCGGACCAGTCTTTGCCGACCAAAATGGCTAAGCTCGAAGCTCGTATGGTGGGTAAGACCTCGTCCATCCCGCCGCCTGCTCAGTCGCAGTCAACCAGGACTTCTATCTCATCTGCTGTGAAATTTGTTGCCACTGAAAGTTTGATGGAGCCATCTACTTCTAGTGATTCTGACGATGGT ACCGGAGATGGATTCCTCATCCAAGCTAACACTCAGAAGCGCCAGAAACTTCAAGATGCCAATGACTCGACGCTTCCTGAACGTGCTGAG GCAGTGGAAGAAGGAAGGCAAAATGTAGTGGAAACCGTAGAAACCAAAAAGAATGTGGATGTAAATAGGAAAAAACAAGCTAGAGGAAGGGGACAATCCCTCTCAAATCGAGGTCGTGGGTCAAGAGTAAATGATCAGATGAAATCACAAATTTCTCTCTCAACAATTCCACCCACAAATGGTCAACATGACAGTTTATACCTTAAG GATGGAATGTGTAAGGAGCAGCTTCGGGTAGATAATCGCTCTCCAATGGAG GAAGAGTTGGTTTCTTTACGGGCAAAAGTTGCTTCGTTGGAGGAGGATTTACGTAAATCACGTCAGGAGTCTTCTGAATATCAAAATCTTTACCGTGAATTAGAAAAG GAATTGAAGGAGATCAAGGAGTACGAACAGCAAATGAAGCCTAAG AGAACAAAAGTACTATCGGATTTGCTGATATCCGTTTCAAAAGCAGAAAGGCAGGAAGCGAGGATGAAAGTCCGACAAGACTCCTTGAGACTCGGCAATGTGGGTGTCATCAG AGCTGGGACAGTCATATCTGAAACGTGGGAGGATGGACAAGCACTGAAAGATCTAAATGCTCATCTT AAACAATTACTAGAAACCAAGGAGGCCATTGAACGGCAGCGCAAGTCCTTGAAGAAAAGACAGCCAG ACAAAGGCGATGGGAGTGATGCAGAACCAGGAGCCCAGGAAGAGGACAGTTTTATTCAGGATGAGATCTATAAATCCCGTCTGGCAAGCATTAAGCGA GAAGAGGAAACGATTCTACGTGAAAGGGACCGGTATGAAATTGATAAAGGAAGGCTTATACGTGAAATGAAGCGGATACGAGATGAGGATGGCTCTCGTTTCAACAATTTTCAGATTTTAAATTTCAGATATGCCCTTTTAAACCTTCTTGGGAAAGGAGGATTCAGTGAGGTTTACAAG CAGGCTTACGACTTGGTAGAGCATAGATACGTGGCATGTAAGCTGCATGGGTTGAATGCTCAGTGGAGTGAAGAGAAGAAGCAAAGTTATATAAGGCATGCTATTAGGGAGTACAATATCCACAAAACATTGGTGCATACTCACATTGTTCGGCTCTGGGACATTTTTGAGATTGATCAAAATACATTCTGTACAGTCTTAGAATATTGTAGCG GGAAGGATCTTGATGCGGTTCTCAAGTCAACACCAATATTACCTGAAAAAGAAGCCAGGATTATCATAGTTCAGATATTTCATGGCCTTGTTTACTTGAACAAAAGGACACAAAAAATTATCCATTATGACCTGAAACCTGGTAACGTTTTATTTGACGAACTAGGTGTTGCAAAAGTGACAGATTTTGGTCTCAGTAAAATAGTTGAGGATGATGTTGGATCACAGGGTATGGAACTTACTTCGCAGGGCGCTGGAACATATTG GTATTTACCTCCGGAATGCTTTGAGCTCAGCAAGACTCCTTTAATATCATCCAAG GTTGATGTCTGGTCAGCTGGTGTACTACTATATCAAATGCTCTTTGGCAGACGTCCATTTGGACATGATCAAACGCAAGAAAGAATACTTCGTGAAGACACGATTATAAAAGCTCGTAAAGTTGATTTCCCTACTCGACCAGCTGTCTCAAACGAGGCGAAG GATTTTATACGCCGTTGTTTGACGTATAACCAAGCTGATAGACCCGATGTTTTGACAATTGCTCAAGATTCATACCTAACCTACTTGAAGAAGTGA
- the LOC103494200 gene encoding serine/threonine-protein kinase TOUSLED isoform X4 — translation MSDDMLLHFSSNSSNQSDQSLPTKMAKLEARMVGKTSSIPPPAQSQSTRTSISSAVKFVATESLMEPSTSSDSDDGTGDGFLIQANTQKRQKLQDANDSTLPERAEAVEEGRQNVVETVETKKNVDVNRKKQARGRGQSLSNRGRGSRVNDQMKSQISLSTIPPTNGQHDSLYLKDGMCKEQLRVDNRSPMEEELVSLRAKVASLEEDLRKSRQESSEYQNLYRELEKELKEIKEYEQQMKPKRTKVLSDLLISVSKAERQEARMKVRQDSLRLGNVGVIRAGTVISETWEDGQALKDLNAHLKQLLETKEAIERQRKSLKKRQPDKGDGSDAEPGAQEEDSFIQDEIYKSRLASIKREEETILRERDRYEIDKGRLIREMKRIRDEDGSRFNNFQILNFRYALLNLLGKGGFSEVYKAYDLVEHRYVACKLHGLNAQWSEEKKQSYIRHAIREYNIHKTLVHTHIVRLWDIFEIDQNTFCTVLEYCSGKDLDAVLKSTPILPEKEARIIIVQIFHGLVYLNKRTQKIIHYDLKPGNVLFDELGVAKVTDFGLSKIVEDDVGSQGMELTSQGAGTYWYLPPECFELSKTPLISSKVDVWSAGVLLYQMLFGRRPFGHDQTQERILREDTIIKARKVDFPTRPAVSNEAKDFIRRCLTYNQADRPDVLTIAQDSYLTYLKK, via the exons ATGTCGGATGATATGCTGCTCCATTTCTCCTCCAATTCATCCAACCAATCGGACCAGTCTTTGCCGACCAAAATGGCTAAGCTCGAAGCTCGTATGGTGGGTAAGACCTCGTCCATCCCGCCGCCTGCTCAGTCGCAGTCAACCAGGACTTCTATCTCATCTGCTGTGAAATTTGTTGCCACTGAAAGTTTGATGGAGCCATCTACTTCTAGTGATTCTGACGATGGT ACCGGAGATGGATTCCTCATCCAAGCTAACACTCAGAAGCGCCAGAAACTTCAAGATGCCAATGACTCGACGCTTCCTGAACGTGCTGAG GCAGTGGAAGAAGGAAGGCAAAATGTAGTGGAAACCGTAGAAACCAAAAAGAATGTGGATGTAAATAGGAAAAAACAAGCTAGAGGAAGGGGACAATCCCTCTCAAATCGAGGTCGTGGGTCAAGAGTAAATGATCAGATGAAATCACAAATTTCTCTCTCAACAATTCCACCCACAAATGGTCAACATGACAGTTTATACCTTAAG GATGGAATGTGTAAGGAGCAGCTTCGGGTAGATAATCGCTCTCCAATGGAG GAAGAGTTGGTTTCTTTACGGGCAAAAGTTGCTTCGTTGGAGGAGGATTTACGTAAATCACGTCAGGAGTCTTCTGAATATCAAAATCTTTACCGTGAATTAGAAAAG GAATTGAAGGAGATCAAGGAGTACGAACAGCAAATGAAGCCTAAG AGAACAAAAGTACTATCGGATTTGCTGATATCCGTTTCAAAAGCAGAAAGGCAGGAAGCGAGGATGAAAGTCCGACAAGACTCCTTGAGACTCGGCAATGTGGGTGTCATCAG AGCTGGGACAGTCATATCTGAAACGTGGGAGGATGGACAAGCACTGAAAGATCTAAATGCTCATCTT AAACAATTACTAGAAACCAAGGAGGCCATTGAACGGCAGCGCAAGTCCTTGAAGAAAAGACAGCCAG ACAAAGGCGATGGGAGTGATGCAGAACCAGGAGCCCAGGAAGAGGACAGTTTTATTCAGGATGAGATCTATAAATCCCGTCTGGCAAGCATTAAGCGA GAAGAGGAAACGATTCTACGTGAAAGGGACCGGTATGAAATTGATAAAGGAAGGCTTATACGTGAAATGAAGCGGATACGAGATGAGGATGGCTCTCGTTTCAACAATTTTCAGATTTTAAATTTCAGATATGCCCTTTTAAACCTTCTTGGGAAAGGAGGATTCAGTGAGGTTTACAAG GCTTACGACTTGGTAGAGCATAGATACGTGGCATGTAAGCTGCATGGGTTGAATGCTCAGTGGAGTGAAGAGAAGAAGCAAAGTTATATAAGGCATGCTATTAGGGAGTACAATATCCACAAAACATTGGTGCATACTCACATTGTTCGGCTCTGGGACATTTTTGAGATTGATCAAAATACATTCTGTACAGTCTTAGAATATTGTAGCG GGAAGGATCTTGATGCGGTTCTCAAGTCAACACCAATATTACCTGAAAAAGAAGCCAGGATTATCATAGTTCAGATATTTCATGGCCTTGTTTACTTGAACAAAAGGACACAAAAAATTATCCATTATGACCTGAAACCTGGTAACGTTTTATTTGACGAACTAGGTGTTGCAAAAGTGACAGATTTTGGTCTCAGTAAAATAGTTGAGGATGATGTTGGATCACAGGGTATGGAACTTACTTCGCAGGGCGCTGGAACATATTG GTATTTACCTCCGGAATGCTTTGAGCTCAGCAAGACTCCTTTAATATCATCCAAG GTTGATGTCTGGTCAGCTGGTGTACTACTATATCAAATGCTCTTTGGCAGACGTCCATTTGGACATGATCAAACGCAAGAAAGAATACTTCGTGAAGACACGATTATAAAAGCTCGTAAAGTTGATTTCCCTACTCGACCAGCTGTCTCAAACGAGGCGAAG GATTTTATACGCCGTTGTTTGACGTATAACCAAGCTGATAGACCCGATGTTTTGACAATTGCTCAAGATTCATACCTAACCTACTTGAAGAAGTGA
- the LOC103494200 gene encoding serine/threonine-protein kinase TOUSLED isoform X5, which translates to MSDDMLLHFSSNSSNQSDQSLPTKMAKLEARMVGKTSSIPPPAQSQSTRTSISSAVKFVATESLMEPSTSSDSDDGTGDGFLIQANTQKRQKLQDANDSTLPERAEAFQAVEEGRQNVVETVETKKNVDVNRKKQARGRGQSLSNRGRGSRVNDQMKSQISLSTIPPTNGQHDSLYLKDGMCKEQLRVDNRSPMEEELVSLRAKVASLEEDLRKSRQESSEYQNLYRELEKELKEIKEYEQQMKPKRTKVLSDLLISVSKAERQEARMKVRQDSLRLGNVGVIRAGTVISETWEDGQALKDLNAHLKQLLETKEAIERQRKSLKKRQPDKGDGSDAEPGAQEEDSFIQDEIYKSRLASIKREEETILRERDRYEIDKGRLIREMKRIRDEDGSRFNNFQILNFRYALLNLLGKGGFSEVYKQAYDLVEHRYVACKLHGLNAQWSEEKKQSYIRHAIREYNIHKTLVHTHIVRLWDIFEIDQNTFCTVLEYCSGKDLDAVLKSTPILPEKEARIIIVQIFHGLVYLNKRTQKIIHYDLKPGYGTYFAGRWNILVFTSGML; encoded by the exons ATGTCGGATGATATGCTGCTCCATTTCTCCTCCAATTCATCCAACCAATCGGACCAGTCTTTGCCGACCAAAATGGCTAAGCTCGAAGCTCGTATGGTGGGTAAGACCTCGTCCATCCCGCCGCCTGCTCAGTCGCAGTCAACCAGGACTTCTATCTCATCTGCTGTGAAATTTGTTGCCACTGAAAGTTTGATGGAGCCATCTACTTCTAGTGATTCTGACGATGGT ACCGGAGATGGATTCCTCATCCAAGCTAACACTCAGAAGCGCCAGAAACTTCAAGATGCCAATGACTCGACGCTTCCTGAACGTGCTGAG GCATTTCAGGCAGTGGAAGAAGGAAGGCAAAATGTAGTGGAAACCGTAGAAACCAAAAAGAATGTGGATGTAAATAGGAAAAAACAAGCTAGAGGAAGGGGACAATCCCTCTCAAATCGAGGTCGTGGGTCAAGAGTAAATGATCAGATGAAATCACAAATTTCTCTCTCAACAATTCCACCCACAAATGGTCAACATGACAGTTTATACCTTAAG GATGGAATGTGTAAGGAGCAGCTTCGGGTAGATAATCGCTCTCCAATGGAG GAAGAGTTGGTTTCTTTACGGGCAAAAGTTGCTTCGTTGGAGGAGGATTTACGTAAATCACGTCAGGAGTCTTCTGAATATCAAAATCTTTACCGTGAATTAGAAAAG GAATTGAAGGAGATCAAGGAGTACGAACAGCAAATGAAGCCTAAG AGAACAAAAGTACTATCGGATTTGCTGATATCCGTTTCAAAAGCAGAAAGGCAGGAAGCGAGGATGAAAGTCCGACAAGACTCCTTGAGACTCGGCAATGTGGGTGTCATCAG AGCTGGGACAGTCATATCTGAAACGTGGGAGGATGGACAAGCACTGAAAGATCTAAATGCTCATCTT AAACAATTACTAGAAACCAAGGAGGCCATTGAACGGCAGCGCAAGTCCTTGAAGAAAAGACAGCCAG ACAAAGGCGATGGGAGTGATGCAGAACCAGGAGCCCAGGAAGAGGACAGTTTTATTCAGGATGAGATCTATAAATCCCGTCTGGCAAGCATTAAGCGA GAAGAGGAAACGATTCTACGTGAAAGGGACCGGTATGAAATTGATAAAGGAAGGCTTATACGTGAAATGAAGCGGATACGAGATGAGGATGGCTCTCGTTTCAACAATTTTCAGATTTTAAATTTCAGATATGCCCTTTTAAACCTTCTTGGGAAAGGAGGATTCAGTGAGGTTTACAAG CAGGCTTACGACTTGGTAGAGCATAGATACGTGGCATGTAAGCTGCATGGGTTGAATGCTCAGTGGAGTGAAGAGAAGAAGCAAAGTTATATAAGGCATGCTATTAGGGAGTACAATATCCACAAAACATTGGTGCATACTCACATTGTTCGGCTCTGGGACATTTTTGAGATTGATCAAAATACATTCTGTACAGTCTTAGAATATTGTAGCG GGAAGGATCTTGATGCGGTTCTCAAGTCAACACCAATATTACCTGAAAAAGAAGCCAGGATTATCATAGTTCAGATATTTCATGGCCTTGTTTACTTGAACAAAAGGACACAAAAAATTATCCATTATGACCTGAAACCTG GGTATGGAACTTACTTCGCAGGGCGCTGGAACATATTG GTATTTACCTCCGGAATGCTTTGA